A window of Chitinophaga sp. MM2321 contains these coding sequences:
- a CDS encoding DsrE family protein — MQVVFQITSSVAEAQKAMLGQLNNLLQYFQEKQTRIAVEVVVHGDAFNLLLTSGNPFADKVQALQERSVKWLICRNTMRGHQLDSQQLFSFVEIVPAAIAHLVERQAEGWSYIRC, encoded by the coding sequence ATGCAGGTAGTTTTTCAAATCACTTCATCTGTGGCAGAAGCACAGAAAGCCATGTTGGGGCAACTCAACAACCTCCTTCAGTATTTCCAGGAAAAACAAACACGTATAGCCGTTGAGGTAGTGGTACACGGGGATGCATTCAATTTATTGCTGACGAGCGGTAATCCCTTTGCAGACAAGGTACAGGCGTTGCAGGAAAGATCGGTAAAATGGCTGATCTGCCGTAACACTATGCGTGGGCATCAGCTGGATAGCCAACAGTTATTTTCTTTTGTGGAGATCGTACCGGCAGCCATTGCACACCTGGTAGAGCGGCAGGCAGAAGGCTGGTCTTATATCAGGTGTTAG
- a CDS encoding family 20 glycosylhydrolase — protein MKKLFVLLLVCCSTLSLSIAKALPTDTLPVRGFCIAAPSAEKLAPFLKFIHEELAPRHINTLVLRVDFNYQFKSHPELRDAGALSEQQVKQLVQACREHHIRIIPQINLLGHQSWAGTTTNLLKVYPDFDETPWVKMPAKYEWPNPDGLYCKSYCPLHPGVHKVVFELVDEICDVFEADAFHAGMDEVFYIGEAKCPRCGGKDKAELFAGEVWTIRNHLAQKGRSLWIWGDRLIDGKTTGMGMWEASMNNTYRAVDLVPKDIMVCDWHYERPDKTPVYFAMKGLQVVTCPWRMPANARLQLKDMYDYRETATAEMKPRYQGMMQTIWSDAGHFLDEFYGRGNPGKDTVNTSANCFRALFAK, from the coding sequence ATGAAAAAACTGTTTGTATTATTATTGGTTTGTTGCAGTACCCTCTCTTTATCCATTGCAAAAGCTTTGCCAACAGATACACTACCTGTTCGCGGATTTTGTATCGCGGCGCCTTCTGCGGAGAAGCTGGCTCCTTTCCTGAAATTTATTCATGAAGAGCTGGCACCCCGCCATATTAACACGCTGGTGCTGCGGGTAGATTTTAACTATCAATTTAAGTCGCACCCGGAGTTGCGCGATGCAGGTGCTTTGTCGGAGCAGCAGGTAAAGCAGCTGGTGCAGGCCTGCCGGGAGCATCATATCCGGATCATTCCACAGATCAATCTGCTGGGGCATCAGTCGTGGGCCGGTACAACCACCAACCTGTTGAAAGTATATCCTGATTTTGATGAAACACCCTGGGTAAAGATGCCGGCCAAATATGAATGGCCTAATCCTGATGGATTGTATTGCAAGAGTTATTGTCCGTTGCATCCGGGTGTGCATAAAGTAGTATTTGAGTTGGTAGATGAGATTTGTGATGTGTTTGAAGCCGATGCTTTTCATGCCGGTATGGACGAAGTATTTTACATAGGGGAGGCGAAATGTCCGCGTTGCGGGGGCAAAGACAAGGCGGAACTGTTTGCCGGTGAGGTGTGGACGATCCGCAATCACCTGGCGCAGAAAGGCCGTTCTTTATGGATCTGGGGTGATCGCCTGATCGATGGAAAGACCACCGGTATGGGTATGTGGGAAGCCAGTATGAATAATACCTATCGCGCGGTAGATCTGGTACCCAAAGATATTATGGTATGCGACTGGCATTACGAGCGTCCGGATAAAACGCCGGTATACTTTGCCATGAAGGGTTTGCAGGTGGTTACCTGTCCATGGAGGATGCCTGCCAATGCCAGGTTGCAGCTAAAGGATATGTATGACTACCGGGAAACGGCCACCGCTGAAATGAAGCCACGTTACCAGGGCATGATGCAAACAATATGGTCAGATGCCGGCCATTTCCTGGATGAATTTTATGGTCGTGGCAACCCGGGTAAGGATACGGTGAATACGAGCGCCAATTGCTTCCGTGCCCTGTTTGCGAAGTAA
- a CDS encoding DUF6089 family protein translates to MKFTKSTGILLLFMAVPFISLAQDWHVGAFLGASNYSGDLTKQRVDMKYTRPALGLLVRRDINRYLTIRAAFTWGIATGADSTSTDKFLLARNLSFKTNIFEGSLIAEFNFLDIEEKHFTPYVFAGIGGFGFDPTAKDVSGNRVRLRPLGTEGQGLPSYPDRQPYDLFSFSFPFGAGVKAILNDRWTVGFEIGLRPTLTDYLDDLSRNYVDQNTLLAYRGQKSVDMAYRGDEVSGKQTPGVYPADGSQRGSPKYKDWYSFSGVTITYRLGSGNGWGNQKSLRCPVFR, encoded by the coding sequence TTGAAATTCACAAAATCTACCGGAATACTGTTGTTATTCATGGCAGTACCTTTTATCAGCCTGGCGCAGGATTGGCATGTAGGCGCTTTCCTGGGTGCGAGTAATTACAGCGGTGACCTCACCAAACAAAGGGTGGATATGAAATACACCCGGCCAGCACTGGGGTTGCTGGTAAGAAGAGATATCAACCGGTACCTCACCATACGAGCGGCCTTTACCTGGGGGATTGCTACCGGCGCTGACAGTACCAGCACCGATAAATTCCTGCTGGCAAGGAACCTGAGCTTCAAAACCAACATCTTTGAAGGTAGCCTCATCGCTGAATTCAATTTCCTGGACATAGAAGAGAAACACTTTACTCCCTACGTTTTTGCCGGGATAGGTGGTTTCGGATTTGATCCCACTGCCAAAGACGTTTCCGGTAACCGGGTCCGGCTACGCCCCCTGGGCACAGAGGGACAGGGCCTGCCGTCATATCCTGACCGGCAGCCGTATGATCTCTTTTCCTTTTCCTTCCCGTTTGGAGCTGGTGTAAAAGCGATCCTGAATGACCGCTGGACAGTAGGCTTTGAAATAGGGTTACGGCCTACGCTCACCGATTACCTGGATGATTTAAGCAGAAATTATGTAGATCAAAATACTTTACTGGCCTATCGTGGTCAAAAATCTGTAGATATGGCCTACCGCGGCGATGAAGTAAGCGGCAAGCAGACTCCCGGTGTATACCCGGCTGATGGCAGTCAACGGGGTTCTCCTAAATACAAAGACTGGTACTCCTTTTCCGGGGTAACCATCACCTACCGCCTTGGCAGTGGCAATGGATGGGGAAACCAGAAATCGCTGAGATGCCCGGTGTTCCGCTAG
- a CDS encoding AI-2E family transporter — MNELKLPFNARLTFTLLSIILMIYIAHIGSEIIIPLIFAMLIAIMLLPLVHLLEKCRFPRGLAAFTAVLLFIISIILLMLLLGKQMEAFISDFPELEKKLMMTVTSLQDWIDTKFHINSNTQMSYLEKAAMGTLGTATSFISQTFLSLSSLLIFIVFVLLYSFFILFYRRRLVTFLVRLFQEKHREKLLNVVARTRSVIKSYVGGLMIEMVVVAILNTSLFLILGIKYAILLGVMAAIFNIIPYIGIFTALILSMLVTLTTGAPIAAIQVGVALFLVHLLDSNVLLPRIVGSKVKINALVTIIGVVLGNLLWGIPGMFLAIPIIAIMKIVFENIEQMHPWAILLGDEEKVKVKKAKLPAPPAEE; from the coding sequence ATGAACGAGTTGAAGCTCCCGTTTAATGCGAGACTGACCTTTACCCTGTTGTCTATCATCCTGATGATATACATCGCTCATATAGGCAGTGAAATTATTATCCCGCTGATCTTTGCGATGCTGATTGCCATCATGTTACTGCCGCTGGTACACCTGCTGGAAAAATGCCGCTTCCCCCGCGGGCTGGCCGCCTTTACAGCCGTGTTGCTATTTATCATCAGTATCATTCTGCTCATGCTATTGCTGGGAAAACAAATGGAAGCATTTATTTCAGATTTTCCAGAGCTGGAAAAGAAACTGATGATGACCGTAACATCGTTGCAGGACTGGATAGATACTAAATTCCATATCAATTCCAACACCCAGATGAGTTACCTGGAAAAGGCTGCCATGGGCACTTTGGGCACAGCTACCAGTTTTATCAGTCAAACATTTTTATCACTTTCGTCTCTCCTGATCTTCATCGTATTTGTTTTACTATATTCTTTCTTCATCCTTTTTTACCGCAGAAGACTGGTTACTTTCCTGGTCAGACTTTTCCAGGAAAAGCACCGCGAGAAATTACTGAATGTAGTAGCACGGACCCGTTCTGTGATCAAGAGCTATGTAGGCGGATTGATGATAGAAATGGTGGTGGTAGCCATTCTGAATACTTCCCTGTTTTTAATACTGGGTATAAAATACGCCATCCTGCTGGGGGTAATGGCCGCCATTTTTAATATCATTCCCTACATCGGTATCTTCACCGCGCTGATTCTCAGCATGCTGGTAACATTAACGACCGGTGCGCCAATAGCCGCCATACAGGTAGGTGTTGCGCTCTTTCTTGTTCACCTGCTGGACAGCAACGTACTGCTACCGCGCATCGTAGGTTCCAAAGTAAAGATCAACGCACTGGTAACGATCATTGGTGTGGTGCTGGGCAATTTGCTGTGGGGCATACCTGGTATGTTTCTCGCCATCCCTATTATTGCTATTATGAAGATTGTATTTGAAAATATCGAGCAAATGCATCCATGGGCAATACTATTGGGAGATGAAGAAAAAGTGAAAGTAAAAAAAGCAAAGCTGCCGGCGCCACCGGCAGAAGAATAA
- a CDS encoding AraC family transcriptional regulator — MATTTRQQLEQLALQGLSYADDHVGDPFSIKDVAERLGISYSYFYHNFADCMGEPFWHYVKRHRLELAAGLLRHSGHNIGEVGDLCGYSTTAAFSKAFKQHFKESPKEFRRISELPNEKRTIQIVETITIAAGGDIFSNIFNYDRGEKVHLPDCILYYSLLSDGRDPIGEMIARMNRYQHAFTKILQQLNLPQLNVITGTLDAVPVTDYEKLSIFAGISIPITSTTVHQLMAERYSYLMKKRIPGGSYLKLPVPMDFATAGIPMYNFINRNCKEGIFKMSGNHFFISLHGTTRCEIFIPLLRKHY, encoded by the coding sequence TTGGCTACCACCACCAGGCAACAACTTGAGCAGCTGGCTTTACAGGGATTATCTTATGCAGATGACCATGTAGGAGATCCCTTTAGCATCAAAGATGTAGCAGAGCGTCTGGGAATTTCCTATTCCTATTTTTATCACAACTTCGCCGACTGTATGGGAGAACCGTTCTGGCACTATGTGAAAAGACATCGCCTGGAACTGGCAGCCGGTTTGCTCCGGCACAGCGGGCATAATATCGGGGAGGTAGGAGATCTATGCGGATACTCTACCACGGCAGCTTTCAGCAAGGCATTCAAACAACATTTCAAGGAAAGCCCCAAAGAATTTCGCCGCATTTCGGAACTACCCAATGAAAAAAGGACTATACAGATTGTAGAAACAATCACCATCGCTGCCGGCGGCGATATCTTCTCCAACATCTTTAATTATGACCGGGGTGAAAAAGTACACTTGCCAGACTGCATCCTGTATTATTCATTGTTGTCAGACGGACGGGATCCTATTGGCGAAATGATCGCCCGGATGAACAGGTACCAGCATGCATTCACTAAAATACTGCAACAGCTGAACCTCCCACAACTCAATGTAATTACGGGCACACTGGACGCTGTACCGGTTACAGATTATGAAAAACTGTCCATATTTGCGGGGATCAGTATTCCCATTACCAGTACTACAGTACACCAGCTAATGGCTGAACGCTACAGCTACCTGATGAAAAAAAGGATTCCCGGCGGATCGTACCTGAAACTGCCCGTACCCATGGACTTCGCTACAGCAGGCATTCCCATGTATAATTTCATCAACCGGAACTGTAAGGAAGGTATCTTTAAGATGAGTGGTAATCACTTCTTCATCTCCCTTCATGGCACCACTCGCTGCGAAATTTTTATTCCTTTACTGAGAAAACATTATTAA